ggtcgatttgggtcaaaatttagattttcatttcttgaacgccaatcgatagtactgatccttacgattagccgagatatgcctAAATCCCAACAAACTGGGTTGCCTTTataaacgaatcgttttttgcGCTTCAacttttattaagaaatcgattgttaattttttttgtaaattttcagAGCTTTAACTCGACCATATCCTTATGGATCCTGACAAGGCCTGTGTCAAATTAATCGTATGAACAAGGACAATAAACTGTCCAAAGGACATAAAATCGTCCTTGCCGTTTCCGATATATAgccaattttttaaaaaggaCATTTTTTAATTGGCCTTAAGTTTGCCAACTTCGAAAGGATATCGGAAGGATATACCGTTTCAGCTCGTGGGGagcaggactatcgattggcattaaagaATTTCCAGAATTCgacaaaaatttcataaaatctcATATTGTGATGCAGATCGATGTAGGAGGTCTATACGATCATAACGCACTTTgtcctttgaaaatctgcaaggaCAGGACCGAGCTTTGGCCTATTTTCTGCTTttacataattatttatatgtttaatttaaatgtgtttttatcgtttcagatttaaaaaaatgaagGACTACAATAAACTCTAAGGACCTTCACGAGTGACAAAACTTTTTATTCCAGGATCGTATCTTAATTAAGCCAGATATAGTTACTTTAAGTTTCAATAagctaaaattataatttatgctccatttgtataatttaacaGTTATAATTTAGAAaacttgtataaaaaacaacacttttataaatttaaatttaaataaatcaattttttaaaataaacaacactAAACCAACAAACAACcctatattctattttagaagctatatgtcaagaaTGGGGactcaagctcttattatttaccaaaattgcccaaaaaaaacaggatatcgatttttatcgattgcttggaaacggagtaagttatcgatttttggaaacaaactcgatatgcacaggcactaggagcattcgtgatgatttggaaggtcatatctccgcgaggagttctgtcgttttgaaacgtcatatctcccgcggatttctgtcgttttgaaacgtcatatctcccgcggagttctgtcgttttggaacgtcatatctcccgcgaggaattttgtcgttttgaaacgtcatatctcccgcggagttctgtcgttttgaaacgtcatatctcccgcggagttctgtcgttttggaacgtcatatctccgcgaggagttctgtcgttttggaacgtcatatctccgtgaggagttctgtcgttttggaatgttatatctccgcgcggagttctgtcgttttggaacgtcatatctccgcgcggagttctgtcgttttggaacgtcatatctccgcgaggagttctgtcgttttgaaacgtcatatctcccgcggagttctgtcgttttggaacgtcatatctccgcgaggagttctgtcgttttggaacgtcatatctccgcgcggagttttgtcgttttgaaacgtcatatctccgcgcggagttctgtcgttttggaacgtcatatctccgcgcggagttctgtcgttatggaacgtcatatctccgcgcggagttttgtcgttttgaaacgtcatatctccgcgcggagttctgtcgttttggaacgtcatatctccgcgcggagttctgtcgttttggaacgtcatatctccgcgcggagttctgtcgttttggaacgtcatatctccgcgcggagttctgtcgttttggaacgtcatatctccgcgaggagttctgtcgttttggaacgtcatatctccgcgaggagttctgtcgttttggaacgtcatatctccgcgaggagttctgtcgttttggaatgttatatctccgcgcggagttctgtcgtattggaacgtcatatctccgcgcggagttctgtcgttttggaacgtccaaaacgtcatatctccgcgcggagttctgtcgttttggaacgtcatatctccgcgaggagttctgtcgttttggaacgcgatatctccgcccggagctctgtcgctttggaacgtcatatctcccgcggagttctgtcgttttgaaacgtcatatctcccgcggagttctgtcgttttggaacgtcatatctccgcgcgaagttctgtcgttttggaatgtcatatctccgcgaggagttctgtcgttttgaaacgtcatatctccgcgaggagttctgtcgttttgaaacgtcatatctcccgcggagttctgtcgttttggaacgtcatatctccgcccggagctctgtcgttttggagcgtcatatctccgcgcggagttctgtcgctttggaacgtcatatctccgcgaggagttctgtcgttttggaacgtcatatttccgcgcggagttctgtcgttttggaacgtcatatctccgcccggagctctgtcgtttgggagcgtcatatctccgcgcggagttctgtcgttttggaacgtcatatctcccgcggagttctgtcgttttgaaacgtcatatcttcgcgaggagttctgtcgttttggaacgtcatatctccgcgcggtgttctgtcgtttcggaacgtcatatctccgcgaggagttctgtcgttttggaacgtcatatctccgcgagaagttctgtcgttttggaacgtcatatctccgcgcggagttctgtcgttttggaatgttatatctccgcgcggagctctgtcgttttggaacgttatatctccgcgcggagttctgtcgttttgaaacgtcatatctccgcgaggagttctttcgttttgaaacgtcatttctcccgcggagttctgtcgttttggaacgtcatatctccgcgagaagttctgtcgttttggaacgtcatatctcccgcggagttctgtcgttttgaaacgtcatatctcccgcgaggaattttgtcgttttggaacgtcatatctccgcgaggagttctgtcgttttggaacgtcatatctccgcgaggagttctgtcgttttggaacgtcatatctccgcgaggagttctgtcgttttggaacgtcatatctccgcgcggagttctgtcgttttggaacgtcatatctcccgcggagttctgtcgttttggaacgtcatatctccgcgaggagttctgtcgttttgaaacgtcatatctccgcgcggagttctgtcgttttggaacgtcatatctccgcgcggagttctgtcgttttggaacgtcatatctccgcgaggagttctgtcgttttggaacgcgatatctccgcgcggagctctgtcgctttggaacgtcatatctccgcgaggagttctgtcgttttggaacgtcatatctccgcgcggagttctgtcgttttggagcgtcatatctccgcgcggagttctgtcgttttggaacgtcatatctcccgcggagttctgtcgttttggaacgtcatatctccgcgaggagttctgtcgttttgaaacgtcatatctccgcgcggagttctgtcgttttggaacgtcatatctccgcgaggagttctgtcgttttggaacgttatatctcccgagatattaaaaaaaaatcatcgaaaaggctaaaaattttcattgcatAGCATTAAGGGGCAAAAAGtaactcaattaaaatgaGCACTGTAAAGTAGCAGTTTATGTTAAATAAGTGCTGTAAGGCGGCTGTTAAACAACAGCCGCAGTTCCAGCTTATTGAATAGAGCTCCTGAAAGAAAAATCATACATGTTTTTGGACCATTTCAATGCACATTTTGCAGGGATCTGATCCTTTAGGTTTTCAAGGACTACATTGATGGTATGGTGTAACCAAGAATAAGCTAGTCAACTAGAAACCATCCAGGGGCTGGGGCGGCTGTAAGGGAAAAGCATACATAGTTTTGAGCCATATTCTTGCAAATTTTGCGAGAACTTTGTCCTTTAGGTTCTCTAGGACTATATCAATGATATGGAATAACCAAGGATATAAAGGTCAACTAGGTACCATGAGTAGAGATCACTactgattatatatttgtccaTGTCAATTATCTCGAGTAAAAATGACCCGAAATAGGAATGTTATacttttttgaattttgaattaaatgtcAATCGATATTAGGCTTCcatacgaattcaaaaaggtataacttttcaaaatcaaacgttatttatattcaaaagaAACATCCATCAAAAGAAACATCCAAAAGAAAACAGAGAGACAAGAAACGTGAAGTTACACCTTGCTTCTTGGCCGTTTTTTGTCAGAATTTAGATTTTCACGAGTCtaaatgttatttcattacaaaatctgacatctGACATTacttggccgagatatgccaaaaaatcaacaaaacgAGATTGACATCATTTCTGAAtcgttctttttttcttattgcacaataagaaagcaaaaaactagACGCcaactataattattaatttgtttagctttaatttcattaaatagtTAAGGACATTGACATTTTGTTGGCatatgtaaaataataatgtgtGGGTGTTTAGTTAGCGCAAAGTGTTCCATTTACAATACGAAACCATAAAAAAATAGaactaaacaattaaattgcaaggacgtgtgcatgtgtgtgtatgtgttggcatgcacacacacacatatatatatatatatggtttgctttgtttaataacatttaaaataagtatatatttaactgAAACCCGCGGTTAGGAAACTTTTCGcactgcgtgtgtgtgtgtgtgtgtgggttagaaaaacttaaaataaataaataaacatacatacattatgcAAATGTGGCAACAATAGTTACAGTATATTccatttgttgttctttttttttttaggttttaGGTTTTGTTTTCGCGCTCAAATGcatttacaaaaaataataaataagtatatattttatacaatttgacaattaagcacaaataaaatatcaaatttcaagcgattttttttttctttcttttttgatttgttttgtttatatagcatttctttttttttttggcagctatatattaATAAGTATACAAGCACTCGTACAATAgtcaaaaatttgttgcttcttcatttgaaattgtttttgattttagGACTTTGTTTAGCTAATTCTCTCATATCTAATATATGTGTAAGAGTAAggcaatattttgtttgtatatatcGTTTAATACATCATCTTCCGCTCATTGCTGATTTTTGATCCATTTTCGTTGaatttctgtttaatttttatggcTAATTAACGCTGGGCATCCGCCTCCGCTCCAGCTGCTCCGCTCTTCTCCCCCTTCTTTCTTCTCCTGTGGCCATTTGATTGACTTGATGGGACTCCGCAGTTTGGTTTGCCATTTACATCAGCTTCTGCTTGGCACAGTCCGGGCAGAGAATGTCGGGTCCGTCGGTGATGAAGCCGCGTCCCACCAGGCTGGCCTTGCAGCTGGCGCACACAAAGCAATCGTGATGCCAGTGACGCTCCTCGAACGAGATGAACCGTGTGCCGCCGATGCCTGTCGAGTAAGAAGAGAAGTTTTGGACAATGAGTTCCGATCAGTTGCCGTGCAGCTCAGCTGCAACTTACCCGTAATGGGCTTCACGCACGATGTGCAGCGCTTGGCAAACAGTTCGCCGAAGCATTCGGCACAGTAGGGTTTCTCGTCGCGGCTGGTGAAGCGCTGCCCGGCCAACGTGATGTTGCAGTGGGTGCATGTGAAGCACTCACGATGCCACGGCTCGTTCTTATAGGTCACGCCACCCGAGGTGATTACCTGCAATCGAACAACTCGTTAACGGGCAAATACTTTTGTAAATGTCTTCAGGGTATCTCCAAATGGAGCACACCCGACTAGAGAATGCTTTCTTGTATTTTGCTCACCTTGTTACACTTGATGCAGCGCGTGGCAAACTTCTCCTCGTAGCAGCCAGCACAGTAGATCTCCTGCTCGCGCGGTATAAACGACTTGGTACCAATGGCCGTCTtgcagacgcagcagcagaagcaattCTCGTGCCACTGCCGGGTTTTGTATTCCATTTTCTTGGTACCTGTAAAGGAGAGCGAGACATTAGACAAATCAATTTCTGGCAGCCTTGAACTTTGTGTGCCCGCCCGGGTTACACAGTCTATTAAATAGCCCCAAATTCCCGACATATTCAGGCCAAAGCCATCACAGAAACTCAATCAGAATTCATATTGAACAAtaactaaaaaagaaaataacaacaaaagccaataatattattatgtgcGAGTGACATGCAACTGTCAAAGACACAGCCCATGCCCAGCACACAGCCCACCTGCGCCCCGAGCTGTGCCTCGACTTCGCATTTTCATAACGattaatgcaaaaattattcaaa
The sequence above is a segment of the Drosophila virilis strain 15010-1051.87 chromosome 3, Dvir_AGI_RSII-ME, whole genome shotgun sequence genome. Coding sequences within it:
- the Lmpt gene encoding four and a half LIM domains protein 2 isoform X7, encoding MADVEIMQTVTETKKTKKVKKSSKRRESEVQISEVDAASEERGGEYTKAMDKDWHSGHFCCWQCDESLTGQRYVIRDDHPYCIKCYENVFANTCEECNKIIGIDSKDLSYKDKHWHEACFLCFKCNLNLVDKQFGAKADKIYCGNCYDSQFASRCDGCGEVFRAGTKKMEYKTRQWHENCFCCCVCKTAIGTKSFIPREQEIYCAGCYEEKFATRCIKCNKVITSGGVTYKNEPWHRECFTCTHCNITLAGQRFTSRDEKPYCAECFGELFAKRCTSCVKPITGIGGTRFISFEERHWHHDCFVCASCKASLVGRGFITDGPDILCPDCAKQKLM
- the Lmpt gene encoding four and a half LIM domains protein 2 isoform X8 — its product is MTDVDVLSARMKSRLHLQSKTIGADRIKKAKDNNEDIAVLSMFLPNASAVEENRSFYCSLGDYCRLGDPRATKAGTKKMEYKTRQWHENCFCCCVCKTAIGTKSFIPREQEIYCAGCYEEKFATRCIKCNKVITSGGVTYKNEPWHRECFTCTHCNITLAGQRFTSRDEKPYCAECFGELFAKRCTSCVKPITGIGGTRFISFEERHWHHDCFVCASCKASLVGRGFITDGPDILCPDCAKQKLM